The window TAACTTCCTCACCCACGAACCCCTCACGTTCGCCTCGCTCTCGCGCTACACCGGGACCGTGGCGGACCTCATCAACTCCATGTTCGATCCGACCCTGACGTTCGAGGACCTGGACTGGCTGCGCGAGACCTGGAAGGGCAAGCTCGTTGTGAAGGGCATCCAGACCGTTGAGGATGCCCGCAAAGTTGTGGACCACGGCGCGGACGGCGTGGTCCTTTCCAACCACGGCGGCCGCCAACTGGACCGCGCCCCGATCCCGTTCCACCTGCTCCCGGATGTCTCCGCGGCCCTCAAGGCAGACAACAGCGACGCGGCGATCATCCTGGACACCGGCATTATGAGCGGCGCGGACATCATCGCCGCACTGGCCCTGGGCGCGGACTTTACGATGATCGGCCGAGCGTACCTCTACGGGCTGATGGCCGGCGGACGGGCGGGCGTGGACCGCGCCATCGGGATCCTGGAAACGGATATGCTCCGCACCATGGCCCTGCTGGGCGTCAGCCGGATTGCGGATCTGACCCCCGACCACGTGCGGTTGCTCAAAAAGTAGCGCGCCAGTCCGCGAATGTGCACTTCGCGGCAATGTTTCGCCGCAACATTGCCGCTAAGTGCACACTCGGTGGGGCCGGGCTACTTTTTGCGGCCGAATTTCGGCAGATTCGCCAACAGATCGGCGGCCCTGGTCGCGGCCCGGCCGACGGTCCGGCCAATCTGCTGCGGCATTCTGTCCTCGCCCGCCGTGCCGACCGGAAGCACGACGGCGGGGCTCAGCGGGCTCCCGGCGGGGCGGCCGGCAAGGGCGGCGGCAGGCTGAGGTGCAGGGGCTGTACTGGTAGGTGCAGGGCTGGTAGGTGCAGGGCTGGTAGGTGCCGTGCCGGTTGCTGCCGTGCCGGCGGCTGCAGCCGGGGCTCCCGGAACCGGCTGGAGCCGGGGTTCCGGTATCCGCGCTGGTGACGGTTCGGCGGCGGTTGCGGCGGCTACCGAGGCGGCGCCGACGTCGAACGTCTCCAGCCAGCTGACAATCCCGGCGAGCGGCTTGGGGTTGAGGGTGTAGTAGCGCTTCTGGCCCTGGGCGCGCATACTCACGAGGTCCGCTTCGCGGAGCACTTTCAGGTGCTTGGAGATGGTGGGCTGGCTCGCCTCGAGCTCTTGGACCAGTTCCCCCACCGCTTTGTCCCCTCCGCGGAGGGAGACCAGAATGTCACGCCGCGTTGCCTCAGCAATGACGGCAAATACGTCGTCTGTCACCATGCCCTCCACATTAGCGACATATACGCCGGATGGCATCCGCCAGTTGGGGTCCGCGGCCGGGCCGGAGCCCGGCGCCGGAAAACCCGGGCATCAGTCGAACCAGGGGTCCAGCCCGTAGAGCGGGAACACTTCCTTGCGGGTGGCCATGACTGTCCGGTCCACGTCGTCATTGGGGTCGAATCCGACCTCCCAGGAGCGCCACCAGAGATCGACGTCGTCGCCCATCATCTCCGGAGCAGCAACACCGTATTTGGCCCCGTATTTTTCCTTTACATAGCTGCGCCAGTCCTCCGGCACGGGGGTCCGCAGCGGGACGGGGCGCCCGGCCGCAATGGCGATCAGGTGGCTCCAGGCGCGGGGCACCACGGTGATGACGTTGTAGCCCCCGCCGCCGGTGGAGATCCAGCGGTTGTCACAGTAGCGGGCGGCGAGGTTGCCGATCGCCGTGGCGGCTTCACGCTGGCCGTCGACACTGATATTAAGGTGGGTGAGCGGGTCCAGCCGGTGGGAGTCGCAGCCGTGCTGGCTCACGATGACTTCCGGTTCGAAGGCGCCCACGAGCTGCGGCACGACGGCGTGGAAAGCCCGGAGCCAGCCGCCGTCGCCGGTGCCGGCCGGAAGTGCGACGTTCACAGCACTGCCCTGGGCGTTGGGTCCGCCGATCTCATTGGCGAAGCCCGTGCCGGGGAACAGTGTCAGTCCCGTCTCGTGCAGAGAAATCGTGAGGACGCGCGGATCATCCCAAAAGATACTTTGCGTGCCGTCGCCGTGGTGGGCGTCGATATCGATGTAGACAACGCGTTGCGTGCCGCCGTCGAGCAGCCGCTGGATCGCGAGGGCCGCGTCGTTGTAGATGCAGAAACCGCTTGCCCGGTCGCGGGCCGCATGGTGCATGCCCCCGCCGAAATTCACGGCCCGGACGGCGCTGCCGTCCAGAATGGCAGCGGCGGCCAGGAGGGAGGCACCGGCCAGCCGGGCACTGG is drawn from Micrococcaceae bacterium Sec5.8 and contains these coding sequences:
- a CDS encoding acetoin utilization protein AcuC, which encodes MTYLPGLAQSALPTTVVWDPAMTAYNFGHSHPMAPERMELTAKLAGSLGLLDLDHVTVSAPEVASDAELSTVHSPEFVAAVRRVSADPDTPDVERGLGTEDDPAFAGMHEASARLAGASLLAAAAILDGSAVRAVNFGGGMHHAARDRASGFCIYNDAALAIQRLLDGGTQRVVYIDIDAHHGDGTQSIFWDDPRVLTISLHETGLTLFPGTGFANEIGGPNAQGSAVNVALPAGTGDGGWLRAFHAVVPQLVGAFEPEVIVSQHGCDSHRLDPLTHLNISVDGQREAATAIGNLAARYCDNRWISTGGGGYNVITVVPRAWSHLIAIAAGRPVPLRTPVPEDWRSYVKEKYGAKYGVAAPEMMGDDVDLWWRSWEVGFDPNDDVDRTVMATRKEVFPLYGLDPWFD
- a CDS encoding metalloregulator ArsR/SmtB family transcription factor, with product MVTDDVFAVIAEATRRDILVSLRGGDKAVGELVQELEASQPTISKHLKVLREADLVSMRAQGQKRYYTLNPKPLAGIVSWLETFDVGAASVAAATAAEPSPARIPEPRLQPVPGAPAAAAGTAATGTAPTSPAPTSPAPTSTAPAPQPAAALAGRPAGSPLSPAVVLPVGTAGEDRMPQQIGRTVGRAATRAADLLANLPKFGRKK